One region of Magnetovibrio sp. PR-2 genomic DNA includes:
- a CDS encoding DUF3012 domain-containing protein, with product MSVLKKVITLGFVALFGLGVAACAPEVGSPEWCEQMKEKPKGDWSANEATDFAKNCIM from the coding sequence ATGTCCGTATTGAAAAAAGTTATCACCTTGGGTTTCGTTGCTCTGTTTGGTCTGGGCGTTGCAGCTTGCGCACCGGAAGTGGGTTCACCTGAATGGTGCGAACAGATGAAAGAAAAGCCGAAAGGTGATTGGTCTGCGAACGAAGCGACCGATTTTGCCAAAAACTGCATCATGTAA
- a CDS encoding arsenate reductase ArsC, whose protein sequence is MTADKVFNVLFLCTGNSARSIMGESIINREGLGKFKGFSAASGAVGEVHPRALQLLSSMNYPTQILRSKNWDEFAAEDAPVMDFVFTVCDDAAKETCPVWPGQPMTAHWGIPDPVQATGTDSEIAQAFNDTYRMLNQRISIFTNLPLAAIDRLSLQKRLDDLAQES, encoded by the coding sequence ATGACCGCAGATAAAGTGTTCAATGTCTTATTCTTATGCACGGGCAATTCCGCGCGCTCCATTATGGGCGAAAGCATCATCAATCGCGAAGGGCTCGGAAAGTTCAAGGGCTTCAGCGCCGCAAGCGGCGCAGTTGGCGAGGTTCATCCACGTGCTTTGCAGTTGTTGTCCTCAATGAATTATCCGACCCAGATTTTGCGCTCGAAAAACTGGGATGAGTTCGCCGCCGAAGATGCCCCGGTGATGGATTTTGTCTTCACTGTGTGCGACGACGCTGCGAAAGAAACCTGCCCAGTGTGGCCCGGTCAGCCGATGACGGCGCATTGGGGCATTCCCGACCCGGTTCAAGCGACGGGCACGGACAGTGAGATTGCCCAGGCCTTTAACGACACGTATCGCATGCTCAACCAGCGGATCTCCATCTTTACCAATTTGCCATTGGCTGCTATTGACCGTTTGTCCTTGCAAAAACGCCTCGACGATCTGGCCCAGGAGTCCTAA
- the arsB gene encoding ACR3 family arsenite efflux transporter encodes MTAQCDVTAKKAEGAELGTFERYLTAWVGLCIVAGIGLGHFFPAPFHLVGKAEVAQVNMPVAVLIWLMIIPMLLKIDFRALHHVKEHWRGVGVTLFINWGVKPFSMAALGALFIGYLFHDMLPADQIESYIAGLIILAAAPCTAMVFVWSNLSDGEPHFTLTQVALNDLIMVFAFAPIVGLLLGLSSILVPWDTLLISVLVFIVVPVILAQAWRAYLIKQGGEAALARVLGFTHPISLLALLATLVLLFGFQGEQILAQPMVIVLLAIPILIQVYFNSGLAYVLNRKFGVAHCVAAPSALIGASNFFELAVATAIGLFGFDSGAALATVVGVLVEVPVMLSVVRIVNATKAWYEKGAA; translated from the coding sequence ATGACAGCACAATGCGACGTCACCGCTAAAAAGGCAGAAGGCGCTGAACTTGGCACCTTTGAACGCTACCTTACGGCTTGGGTTGGGCTGTGCATTGTGGCTGGGATCGGTTTGGGACATTTCTTTCCCGCACCGTTTCATTTGGTCGGTAAAGCCGAAGTCGCGCAGGTGAACATGCCGGTGGCGGTGTTGATCTGGCTGATGATCATCCCGATGCTGCTCAAGATCGACTTTCGCGCTCTGCACCACGTCAAGGAACATTGGCGGGGCGTCGGTGTGACCTTGTTCATCAACTGGGGGGTGAAGCCGTTTTCCATGGCGGCTTTGGGGGCGTTGTTCATCGGCTATTTGTTTCACGATATGTTGCCCGCCGATCAGATCGAGTCCTACATCGCGGGCCTGATCATTTTGGCCGCAGCACCGTGCACCGCCATGGTGTTCGTGTGGAGCAACCTTTCGGATGGGGAGCCGCACTTTACCCTCACCCAAGTGGCGCTTAACGACCTCATTATGGTGTTCGCGTTTGCCCCCATTGTGGGTTTGTTGTTGGGGTTGTCGTCTATTCTTGTGCCGTGGGATACGTTGCTGATCTCAGTCCTGGTGTTCATCGTCGTTCCGGTGATCTTGGCCCAGGCTTGGCGGGCGTATTTGATCAAGCAAGGCGGGGAAGCCGCTTTGGCGCGGGTGCTCGGTTTTACCCATCCCATCTCGCTTCTGGCTTTGTTGGCAACGTTGGTTTTGCTGTTCGGGTTTCAAGGTGAACAGATTTTGGCCCAACCCATGGTCATCGTCTTGCTCGCCATACCGATTTTGATCCAGGTCTACTTCAACTCAGGCTTGGCTTACGTGTTGAACCGCAAGTTCGGTGTCGCCCATTGTGTGGCGGCCCCGTCGGCCTTGATCGGGGCAAGCAACTTTTTTGAGCTGGCCGTGGCGACGGCCATTGGCCTGTTTGGCTTCGATTCCGGTGCTGCTTTGGCGACGGTCGTGGGGGTGTTGGTGGAAGTTCCGGTGATGCTGTCGGTGGTGCGTATCGTCAATGCGACCAAGGCTTGGTATGAAAAAGGCGCGGCTTAA
- a CDS encoding tetratricopeptide repeat protein, whose amino-acid sequence MSHLSIFSKALVICYTVAMIRKTRILLALFAALFVLGTLPVQASYQDGLKLVRQGKWSRAILEFEQMVAANHAPSQFSLALIYHLGRGVPRDFEKAYNLYRVSSLQGHAPALNNIGMMYLNGEHVQKNQWVAFKLFERASAEHSQAKDNLGQCYQNGWGVEQDIGQAINFFELAGAEGYKLGYYHLAQIYEKGVAEQKVDMEEAVKWYEIAGEASYARGFYRLGEIYEEGIGIPPDKQAALGWYEKALDMDYTPAFTKVRELSN is encoded by the coding sequence TTGTCTCATTTATCCATCTTTTCCAAGGCATTGGTGATTTGCTATACTGTGGCCATGATTCGCAAAACCCGCATACTTCTGGCCCTGTTCGCCGCCCTGTTCGTTTTGGGCACCCTGCCCGTTCAGGCCAGCTATCAAGACGGCCTGAAACTGGTGCGCCAAGGCAAATGGTCGCGCGCCATTTTGGAATTCGAACAAATGGTCGCGGCCAACCATGCGCCGTCCCAGTTTAGTCTCGCCTTAATCTACCACTTGGGCCGGGGCGTACCACGCGACTTTGAAAAGGCCTATAACCTCTACCGTGTGTCCTCCCTGCAAGGCCACGCCCCAGCCCTCAACAACATCGGCATGATGTATTTGAACGGCGAACATGTCCAAAAAAACCAGTGGGTTGCCTTTAAGCTGTTCGAACGCGCCAGCGCCGAACACTCCCAAGCCAAAGACAATTTGGGACAGTGTTATCAAAACGGTTGGGGGGTTGAGCAAGACATCGGCCAAGCCATCAACTTCTTCGAACTGGCGGGTGCTGAAGGCTATAAGCTCGGCTACTACCACTTGGCGCAAATTTATGAAAAGGGTGTCGCCGAACAAAAGGTTGATATGGAAGAAGCCGTTAAATGGTACGAAATCGCCGGGGAAGCGTCGTATGCCAGAGGTTTCTACCGCTTAGGCGAAATCTATGAAGAAGGCATCGGCATCCCGCCCGACAAACAAGCGGCCTTGGGCTGGTACGAAAAAGCCCTGGATATGGACTACACGCCCGCGTTTACGAAGGTGCGTGAGCTGAGCAATTGA
- the ccmA gene encoding heme ABC exporter ATP-binding protein CcmA encodes MTTASTKQFWGEKLTCVRSERVVFHGLNFELSPGGALILIGPNGCGKSSLLRMMAGLLRPAGGNMLWANEGAEPEEALDDIDEHGGRLHYVGHHDAVKPVLTAAENIEFWAHVRGGGEDTVMDALDVFDIKHLYDVPGRFMSAGQKRRVNLARIIAAPAPLWLLDEPTTALDKATIKRLEDAVQRHRDGGGMVVLSTHADVNTPGSTTLDVSDFAYKASFDENVMV; translated from the coding sequence ATGACCACAGCTTCCACCAAACAGTTTTGGGGTGAGAAACTCACCTGTGTGCGCAGTGAACGCGTTGTGTTTCACGGCTTGAATTTTGAGCTTTCTCCCGGCGGTGCGCTGATCTTGATCGGCCCCAATGGTTGCGGCAAATCTTCGCTGTTGCGCATGATGGCCGGGCTGTTGCGCCCGGCGGGTGGAAACATGCTGTGGGCAAACGAAGGTGCCGAGCCCGAAGAGGCCCTGGACGACATTGACGAGCACGGCGGACGGCTGCATTACGTTGGCCACCATGACGCGGTGAAGCCCGTACTGACGGCGGCGGAAAACATTGAATTTTGGGCCCATGTGCGCGGCGGCGGTGAAGACACCGTGATGGACGCGTTGGACGTGTTTGACATCAAGCATCTTTATGACGTGCCCGGCCGCTTTATGTCGGCGGGGCAAAAGCGCCGGGTGAACTTGGCGCGCATCATCGCCGCACCGGCCCCCCTGTGGCTGTTGGACGAGCCCACCACCGCGCTGGACAAAGCCACCATCAAACGCCTGGAAGACGCCGTTCAGCGTCACCGCGACGGCGGCGGCATGGTGGTGTTGTCGACCCACGCGGATGTGAACACACCGGGATCAACGACGTTGGATGTGTCCGATTTTGCCTACAAAGCGTCGTTTGACGAAAACGTGATGGTGTGA
- the ccmB gene encoding heme exporter protein CcmB has product MKVFLELVKRDLALAFRQGMDSLMVVAFFVIAVVLFPFGVGPEPNTLAKIAGGTIWVAALLSSMLSLERLFQTDYEDGSLELLALAPIPLEVTVLAKVVAHWLTTGLPLIITAPLLAVLMQLPMEGFGALMLALALGTPTLSLIGAVGAALILGSRRGGVLLSLLVLPLYIPVLIFGVSAVDAAIFDQAVRPHVLFLAAMLVGALALTPWAAAAGLRQSLE; this is encoded by the coding sequence ATGAAGGTATTTTTAGAACTCGTCAAACGCGATCTGGCCCTGGCTTTCCGCCAAGGCATGGACAGCCTGATGGTGGTGGCGTTTTTTGTCATCGCCGTGGTGCTGTTCCCCTTCGGCGTCGGGCCCGAGCCCAACACGTTGGCGAAGATCGCAGGCGGCACCATTTGGGTGGCGGCGTTGCTGTCTTCCATGTTGTCGTTGGAACGCTTGTTTCAGACCGATTACGAAGACGGGTCTTTGGAATTGCTGGCTTTGGCCCCGATCCCGCTGGAAGTGACCGTGTTGGCGAAAGTCGTGGCGCATTGGCTGACCACGGGATTGCCGTTGATCATCACGGCACCCTTGTTGGCGGTGTTGATGCAGTTGCCCATGGAAGGCTTCGGCGCGTTGATGCTGGCCTTGGCGCTAGGTACACCGACGTTGAGCCTCATCGGTGCGGTGGGGGCCGCGTTGATTTTGGGATCGCGCCGGGGTGGCGTGTTGCTGTCCTTGCTGGTTTTGCCGCTTTACATCCCAGTCCTGATTTTTGGTGTTTCCGCCGTGGATGCAGCCATTTTCGATCAGGCTGTGCGCCCGCATGTGCTGTTTTTGGCGGCCATGTTGGTGGGCGCCCTGGCGTTAACGCCTTGGGCGGCGGCAGCGGGCTTACGTCAGTCACTGGAATAG
- a CDS encoding heme ABC transporter permease — protein sequence MHRFANPTRFLKLAGIIQPWMAWITIILFAVGLYMTFFTAPADYQQGESVKIMYVHVPAAWMGMFCYAAMAIASGVALIWKHPLADVAAKATAPIGAAFTFLALATGALWGKPMWGTWWVWDARLTSMLILFFLYIGYMALQGAFDDRARGAKASAVLALVGAVNLPIIKFSVDWWNTLHQPSSVLKMDGPSIHPDMLWPLLIMAVAFKTYYVWVMLVRVRQELTENKVRILRLKQIHG from the coding sequence ATGCACCGTTTTGCCAATCCAACCCGTTTTTTGAAGTTGGCCGGGATCATCCAACCGTGGATGGCCTGGATCACGATTATTTTATTCGCCGTCGGTCTCTATATGACCTTTTTCACCGCGCCCGCCGATTATCAGCAGGGCGAAAGCGTGAAAATCATGTACGTGCACGTGCCGGCGGCCTGGATGGGTATGTTTTGTTATGCCGCTATGGCCATCGCGTCCGGTGTCGCCTTGATTTGGAAGCATCCTTTGGCCGACGTGGCCGCCAAAGCCACCGCACCCATTGGCGCAGCCTTCACGTTTTTGGCGCTGGCGACAGGTGCCCTTTGGGGCAAGCCCATGTGGGGCACGTGGTGGGTGTGGGATGCGCGCCTGACGTCCATGCTGATTTTGTTTTTCTTGTACATCGGTTACATGGCGCTGCAAGGCGCGTTTGATGATCGCGCACGCGGCGCAAAAGCGTCCGCTGTGCTGGCTTTGGTCGGTGCGGTGAACCTGCCGATCATCAAATTTTCCGTCGATTGGTGGAACACCCTGCATCAGCCGTCCTCGGTTCTCAAAATGGACGGTCCGAGCATTCACCCGGACATGCTGTGGCCGCTGTTAATCATGGCGGTGGCGTTCAAGACGTACTACGTCTGGGTGATGTTGGTGCGTGTGCGCCAAGAATTGACCGAAAACAAGGTGCGGATTTTGCGCCTGAAGCAAATTCACGGGTAA
- the ccmD gene encoding heme exporter protein CcmD: MSEFLSMGGYAAYVWPSYGLTAVIMLVLLIASLRSLNSTEKTFKRLKAEVGPNRAKPEETPHGDEAKA; encoded by the coding sequence ATGAGCGAATTCTTATCCATGGGTGGTTACGCCGCTTACGTCTGGCCGTCTTATGGCCTGACCGCCGTGATCATGTTGGTTTTGTTGATCGCCAGCTTGCGCTCGCTCAATTCCACCGAAAAAACGTTTAAACGCCTGAAAGCCGAAGTCGGCCCAAACAGAGCGAAACCTGAGGAGACCCCCCATGGCGATGAAGCGAAAGCATAA
- the ccmE gene encoding cytochrome c maturation protein CcmE, translated as MAMKRKHKRLTFVLVALALIGLAVGLVLNALSDGVSLFKSPTDLVTAPPPPTQSVRLGGLVEDGSVQRTEGSAVVRFRVTDVDNSVDVVYEGLLPDLFREGQGIVTLGKMVDGKFQADEVLAKHDENYMPAEAVDALKKSGQWKGDEEGAN; from the coding sequence ATGGCGATGAAGCGAAAGCATAAGCGTCTCACCTTTGTTCTTGTGGCTCTGGCCCTGATCGGCTTGGCCGTGGGCTTGGTGCTCAATGCGTTGAGCGACGGTGTCTCCTTGTTCAAAAGCCCGACGGACTTGGTCACCGCACCGCCGCCGCCGACCCAAAGCGTGCGCTTGGGCGGCTTGGTCGAGGACGGCTCGGTCCAGCGTACCGAAGGCTCTGCCGTCGTGCGCTTTCGGGTGACGGACGTCGATAACTCCGTGGACGTCGTTTACGAAGGCCTGTTGCCGGACCTGTTCCGCGAAGGCCAAGGCATCGTCACCTTAGGCAAGATGGTCGACGGCAAATTCCAAGCCGACGAAGTTTTGGCCAAACACGATGAAAACTATATGCCCGCCGAAGCCGTGGACGCGTTGAAGAAGTCCGGCCAGTGGAAGGGCGATGAGGAAGGCGCAAATTAA
- a CDS encoding heme lyase CcmF/NrfE family subunit produces the protein MIVELGHFLLILGLMVALFQTVVPLVGAARGNAQWMNLAGPAAIAQALFATLSFLALTYAYVVSDFSVLNVAANSHSTKPMLYKISGVWGNHEGSMMLWVLILAFYGLAVAAFGRNLPPSLRARVLGIQAMIALGFYLFILLTSNPFVRVFPPPMDGNGLNPLLQDPGLAFHPPFLYLGYVGFSIAFSFAIAALIEGRVDAAWARWVRPWTLAAWGFLTVGIVLGSWWAYYELGWGGWWFWDPVENASFMPWLVGTALLHSSIVVEKRNTLKGWTIFLSIVAFSFSLLGTFIVRSGVLSSVHSFASDPARGVFILALLLLVVGGSFTLFALRGPQLKAGGLFQPVSREGSLLMNNLLMTVAAAVVLLGTLYPLFLDALGGGKVSVGPPFFNSVFIPLMVPMVVVMAFGPLMSWKRGDVPRAMKQLFVALAVSVVTILVCFVIVDTDSVLSVLGTGLSAWLVVGTLTEIAVRIKLFKTDFGSSLRRLGSLPRSSWGMTCAHVGLGIAIAGMIGSTVWRVESIQVMKVNDSIDLAGFTYTLRGVRDVQGPNYVAQAGAVEVSQNGEHYTYLYPENRIYKVEARPTTEAAIQTMFFQDLYVALGNKEENGDGYVVRIYNNPLVLWLWLGSSMLVLGSLISLTDRRHRIGAPEKSKAKPKPNAQAAPAE, from the coding sequence ATGATTGTAGAGCTTGGCCACTTCCTGTTGATCTTGGGGCTGATGGTCGCCCTGTTCCAAACCGTTGTGCCCCTGGTGGGGGCCGCGCGCGGCAATGCCCAGTGGATGAATTTGGCTGGACCGGCTGCCATCGCGCAGGCGCTGTTTGCGACGCTGTCGTTTTTGGCCCTGACGTATGCCTATGTGGTGTCCGATTTTTCGGTCCTGAACGTGGCGGCAAACTCGCATTCGACCAAACCGATGCTCTATAAAATTTCGGGCGTGTGGGGCAACCACGAAGGCTCGATGATGTTGTGGGTGTTGATCTTGGCGTTTTACGGCTTGGCCGTGGCCGCGTTTGGCCGCAACTTGCCGCCCAGCCTGCGTGCGCGGGTTTTGGGTATCCAAGCGATGATCGCGCTGGGCTTTTATCTGTTTATCTTGCTCACCTCCAACCCGTTTGTGCGCGTATTTCCGCCGCCTATGGACGGCAACGGTCTAAACCCGTTGCTGCAAGACCCGGGATTGGCGTTCCACCCACCGTTCTTGTATCTGGGCTATGTGGGCTTCTCCATTGCGTTCTCGTTTGCCATTGCCGCTTTGATCGAAGGCCGTGTGGACGCTGCGTGGGCGCGTTGGGTGCGTCCGTGGACCTTGGCCGCTTGGGGCTTTTTGACCGTCGGCATCGTGCTGGGGTCTTGGTGGGCGTATTATGAGCTCGGCTGGGGTGGCTGGTGGTTCTGGGACCCGGTTGAAAACGCATCGTTCATGCCGTGGTTGGTGGGCACGGCTTTGCTGCACAGCTCCATCGTTGTGGAAAAACGCAACACCTTGAAGGGCTGGACGATCTTTTTGAGCATCGTGGCGTTTTCGTTCTCTTTGCTGGGCACCTTTATTGTGCGCTCGGGCGTATTGTCCTCGGTGCACTCGTTTGCCTCCGACCCCGCGCGCGGTGTGTTTATCTTGGCGCTGTTGCTGTTGGTCGTGGGCGGTTCGTTCACCCTGTTTGCCTTGCGTGGCCCGCAGTTGAAGGCAGGCGGTTTGTTCCAGCCGGTCTCGCGTGAAGGCTCGTTGCTGATGAACAATCTGCTGATGACCGTGGCGGCTGCCGTGGTGTTGTTGGGCACGTTGTATCCGCTGTTCTTGGATGCCTTGGGTGGCGGCAAAGTCTCCGTCGGTCCGCCTTTCTTCAACTCGGTCTTTATCCCGCTGATGGTGCCCATGGTCGTCGTTATGGCGTTTGGGCCCTTGATGTCGTGGAAACGCGGCGACGTGCCGCGCGCCATGAAGCAATTGTTTGTGGCTTTGGCGGTTTCTGTCGTCACAATCTTGGTGTGTTTTGTCATCGTTGATACGGACAGCGTTCTGTCCGTGCTGGGCACGGGGTTATCGGCGTGGTTGGTTGTGGGCACGCTCACGGAAATTGCCGTGCGCATTAAGTTGTTCAAAACCGACTTTGGTTCCAGCCTGCGTCGTTTGGGTAGTCTTCCGCGCTCCAGCTGGGGCATGACGTGCGCGCACGTGGGCCTTGGTATCGCCATTGCGGGCATGATCGGTTCCACCGTTTGGCGGGTGGAAAGCATCCAAGTGATGAAGGTCAACGACTCCATCGATTTGGCGGGTTTCACTTACACCCTTCGCGGTGTGCGCGATGTGCAAGGCCCGAACTATGTGGCCCAAGCGGGCGCTGTTGAGGTTTCGCAAAACGGCGAACACTACACGTATCTCTATCCGGAAAACCGCATCTATAAGGTCGAGGCTCGTCCCACGACCGAAGCGGCCATTCAGACCATGTTTTTCCAAGATCTCTACGTTGCTTTGGGCAACAAGGAAGAAAATGGAGACGGTTACGTGGTGCGGATTTACAACAACCCGTTGGTTTTGTGGTTGTGGCTGGGGTCCAGCATGTTGGTGTTGGGTTCCCTCATCAGCTTGACCGACCGCCGTCATCGCATCGGTGCGCCGGAAAAATCCAAGGCCAAGCCCAAACCCAATGCCCAAGCCGCCCCGGCTGAATAA
- a CDS encoding DsbE family thiol:disulfide interchange protein gives MKKFLFFLPLLILLVVGGFSVKQLYRVQSGETVDKLPSVLINRPVPQFDLAAIQGRDRGWGTKDLLGQVTIVNIFGSWCVACQIEHPFLVRIKEQNLVPVYGLDWREKKPDAGPKWLARYGDPYTLVGDDPKSVAAIAFGVTGAPESFIVDKKGVIRYKQIGPITPDNWAETLWPLIQKLKEEPA, from the coding sequence ATGAAGAAGTTCCTGTTTTTCCTGCCGCTGCTGATTTTGTTGGTTGTCGGCGGATTTTCCGTCAAGCAGCTCTACCGCGTGCAAAGCGGTGAGACGGTGGACAAACTGCCGTCCGTGCTGATCAACCGTCCGGTGCCGCAGTTTGATCTTGCCGCCATCCAAGGCCGTGATCGCGGTTGGGGCACGAAGGATTTGCTGGGCCAAGTCACCATCGTCAATATCTTTGGCTCTTGGTGCGTGGCCTGTCAGATCGAGCACCCCTTTTTGGTGCGCATCAAAGAGCAAAACCTGGTGCCGGTTTATGGCCTCGATTGGCGGGAGAAAAAGCCGGACGCTGGCCCGAAGTGGTTGGCGCGGTACGGTGACCCCTACACCCTGGTCGGTGACGATCCCAAATCCGTCGCTGCTATTGCGTTTGGTGTGACGGGGGCGCCCGAAAGCTTCATTGTCGATAAGAAGGGTGTGATCCGCTACAAACAAATCGGTCCCATCACGCCAGACAATTGGGCAGAAACTCTGTGGCCCTTGATCCAAAAATTGAAAGAGGAGCCAGCTTAA
- a CDS encoding cytochrome c-type biogenesis protein, producing the protein MRTLLLALVVSFVLPFAAQAVEPDEILKDPALEARAREVGKQLRCVVCQNQAIDDSNAELARDMRILVRDRITAGDSNDEVMAYMVDRYGDFVLLDPPFKASTLVLWIGPGAIAVFGVFALVMIFRRRKSGGGEVVAGVQAEPLSDDERRRLDKLLKENDA; encoded by the coding sequence ATGCGGACACTCCTGTTGGCTCTGGTCGTGAGCTTTGTGCTGCCGTTTGCAGCCCAAGCTGTCGAGCCCGATGAAATCTTAAAAGACCCGGCCTTAGAAGCGCGCGCCCGTGAAGTGGGCAAGCAACTGCGCTGTGTGGTCTGTCAAAACCAAGCCATTGACGATTCCAATGCCGAGCTGGCCCGCGACATGCGCATCTTGGTGCGCGACCGCATCACCGCAGGCGACAGCAACGACGAAGTCATGGCCTACATGGTGGATCGCTATGGCGACTTTGTGTTGTTGGACCCGCCGTTTAAAGCCTCGACCCTGGTGTTGTGGATCGGCCCTGGTGCCATCGCTGTATTTGGTGTGTTCGCGTTGGTGATGATTTTCCGCCGCCGCAAATCCGGTGGGGGTGAGGTCGTCGCGGGTGTGCAAGCCGAACCGCTCAGCGATGATGAGCGCCGCCGCCTGGATAAACTTTTGAAGGAAAACGACGCATGA
- the ccmI gene encoding c-type cytochrome biogenesis protein CcmI yields MTLLWVAVAACILGALAFLIVPLARRAPDSAAPERAEFDLTVYKDQLGEIERDMERGVLSEDQALAARTEIERRMLAAAEDKNSGLEIAETRDPKMTQALMIAIMVILPLGALGTYLSLGQPSLPDQPLAQRQMDQKQSDIANAAANAEDRARAMQLLKDLEERLAKEPNDVEGWLVLAEIYEMGQRYGDAAGAYEKVAGLTNRHPQALAAWAEALIIEDGSVVSKLASDLLVEVQDKDPADPRSYFYLALAKQQKDDLQGALDEYVALLKVSPENAEWVAQIQSRMQGLAAGLGIDVPQVTMLPPMEVAEPEPAPAPAPGPTAEQVQDAQQMSAEDQNAMIQAMVERLADKLKENPDDLAGWKRLAQAYRVLGNAEGLAEAEANIKRLGGS; encoded by the coding sequence ATGACGCTTCTCTGGGTAGCCGTCGCGGCTTGTATTTTGGGCGCGCTCGCTTTTTTGATTGTGCCGTTGGCGCGCCGGGCGCCCGACAGCGCAGCGCCTGAACGCGCCGAGTTCGACCTGACGGTCTACAAAGACCAGCTGGGTGAGATCGAGCGCGACATGGAACGCGGTGTGTTGAGCGAAGACCAGGCCTTGGCCGCACGCACCGAAATTGAACGGCGCATGCTGGCCGCAGCCGAAGACAAAAACAGCGGTCTGGAAATCGCCGAAACGCGCGATCCGAAAATGACCCAGGCGTTGATGATTGCGATCATGGTCATCTTGCCGCTGGGCGCACTGGGCACATATTTATCCTTGGGCCAGCCATCTTTGCCGGATCAGCCCTTGGCTCAACGCCAAATGGATCAAAAACAAAGCGACATTGCCAACGCCGCCGCCAACGCCGAAGACCGCGCCCGCGCCATGCAATTGTTGAAAGATCTGGAAGAGCGTCTGGCCAAAGAGCCCAACGACGTCGAAGGCTGGCTGGTGCTGGCTGAAATCTATGAAATGGGCCAACGCTATGGCGATGCTGCTGGGGCTTATGAAAAAGTTGCAGGCCTGACCAACCGCCATCCCCAAGCTTTGGCCGCCTGGGCGGAAGCGTTGATCATCGAAGACGGATCGGTGGTGAGCAAGTTGGCTTCGGACCTGTTGGTTGAGGTCCAAGACAAAGACCCCGCCGATCCGCGTTCCTACTTCTACTTAGCGTTGGCCAAGCAACAAAAAGACGATTTGCAAGGTGCCTTGGATGAGTATGTGGCCCTGTTGAAGGTCTCGCCGGAAAACGCCGAATGGGTGGCGCAAATCCAATCCCGTATGCAAGGCCTGGCGGCGGGGCTTGGCATTGACGTTCCCCAAGTGACCATGCTGCCGCCCATGGAGGTGGCAGAGCCTGAACCCGCCCCCGCACCTGCACCGGGGCCGACGGCGGAGCAAGTCCAAGACGCACAGCAGATGTCTGCGGAGGACCAAAACGCCATGATCCAGGCGATGGTCGAACGTTTGGCCGACAAGCTCAAAGAAAACCCCGACGACTTGGCGGGCTGGAAACGCTTGGCCCAGGCTTATCGCGTGCTGGGCAACGCCGAAGGCTTGGCCGAGGCCGAAGCCAACATCAAACGTTTGGGTGGGTCTTAA
- a CDS encoding DUF1924 domain-containing protein has product MKIVTALTAALLVATLTTAAQAGPRDDIVQSFMAQGAASGDAARGQKLFTTKFGLGKPETPSCTTCHGATPFTSGETRTGKVIEPMAVSKTPARYTDPKKVAKWFRRNCNSVLGRECTAQEKVDFITYMSGQ; this is encoded by the coding sequence ATGAAAATCGTAACAGCACTCACCGCCGCCCTGCTTGTCGCCACCTTGACGACAGCCGCACAAGCCGGGCCACGCGACGACATCGTACAAAGCTTTATGGCCCAAGGTGCTGCGTCCGGTGACGCCGCGCGCGGCCAAAAACTCTTCACCACCAAGTTCGGCCTCGGCAAGCCCGAGACCCCCAGCTGCACCACATGCCATGGCGCAACGCCGTTCACCAGCGGAGAGACCCGCACCGGCAAAGTGATTGAGCCCATGGCCGTGTCCAAAACGCCCGCGCGCTACACCGATCCCAAAAAGGTCGCAAAATGGTTCCGCCGCAACTGCAATTCCGTCTTGGGACGTGAATGCACCGCGCAAGAAAAAGTCGACTTCATAACGTATATGTCGGGGCAGTAG